In Chitinophagaceae bacterium, the DNA window AAAAGAGGATTTTCTAAGTTGTAATTTGAAAAGTGATTTAGGCAAATGTGAAGTATGTTGAAGTTGGTAATTTTTAAATGAGTTGAATTGAAGTGACAATTTCTTTCTTGCTACTTTTGAATTTGAAACACTTTCATGCGCAATCCAAATCTTGATCCTGAAGAAGAAAATCTAAACTCAGCAGAGCTGGAAGTAGAGAAGGTATTGCGACCTTCTGTATTCGCTGAATTTTCAGGCCAACCGAAAATTGTTGAGAACCTGAAGATTTTTATTGAAGCGGCAAAACAACGCGGAGAAGCTTTAGATCATGTGCTGTTGCACGGCCCGCCCGGACTTGGAAAAACGACACTCGCATACATTGTTGCACACGAGTTAGGTGTCAATATCAAAATCACCTCAGGACCTGTATTGGAAAAGGCAGGTGATCTTGCCGGCTTGCTTACCAATCTGGGAGATCATGATGTATTATTTATTGACGAAATTCACAGGTTGAGCACTGTTGTTGAGGAATATTTATACTCAGCAATGGAAGATTATAAAATTGACATCATGCTCGACACTGGTCCTAATGCAAGGTCTATTCAGATTAATCTGAATCCATTTACACTCGTTGGCGCTACCACAAGATCCGGTTTGCTTTCATCACCACTTCGCTCCCGCTTCGGAATTACTTCCAGAATGGATTATTATGATGCCGGAACATTAAAAAAAATAATTCACCGTTCAGCAAGAATTCTGAATACAGTTATTACAGAAGAAGGGGCGGAGGAAATTTCACGGAGAAGCCGTGGTACGCCGCGAATTGCAAATGCCCTGCTTCGGAGAGTACGTGATTTTGCACAGATAAAAGGAAGTGGTACGATTGATATTGAAATGGCGCGGTATGGATTAAATGCGCTGAATGTGGATGAGCATGGTCTTGATGAAATGGACAATAAAATCCTTTCCACTATCATCGAAAAATTTAATGGTGGACCGGTTGGACTGAATACTATCGCAACTGCCGTAGGAGAAGAATCAGGAACGATTGAAGAAGTGTATGAACCCTTTCTGATTCAGGAGGGCTATTTGAAAAGAACTGCACGCGGCAGAGAAGCTACGCAGATTGCATTTAAGCATCTTGGAAAGTCAATGCCAAAAGCACCCGGTTTTTTGTTTGAAT includes these proteins:
- the ruvB gene encoding Holliday junction branch migration DNA helicase RuvB; its protein translation is MRNPNLDPEEENLNSAELEVEKVLRPSVFAEFSGQPKIVENLKIFIEAAKQRGEALDHVLLHGPPGLGKTTLAYIVAHELGVNIKITSGPVLEKAGDLAGLLTNLGDHDVLFIDEIHRLSTVVEEYLYSAMEDYKIDIMLDTGPNARSIQINLNPFTLVGATTRSGLLSSPLRSRFGITSRMDYYDAGTLKKIIHRSARILNTVITEEGAEEISRRSRGTPRIANALLRRVRDFAQIKGSGTIDIEMARYGLNALNVDEHGLDEMDNKILSTIIEKFNGGPVGLNTIATAVGEESGTIEEVYEPFLIQEGYLKRTARGREATQIAFKHLGKSMPKAPGFLFE